The sequence CAGAAATTGCAGTTCGCAGTTCGCAGCAAAACCTCCTAACCCGAAACGTCAGTGAGGGCCCCGCAACACCCGCGCAGGGAGCCATGCCCACGCTCGCGTGGGCATGGCTCTTCATTTTCATTCAGTCTGCAACGAGCGAGGCTTTATCCCGACATCGAACACCCAATGTGCTGGGATTCGCCTGCGGGTTATCACAGATTACACCACTGGAGTAGACGCGGCAGCGCGCAAAAAAGAAGCCAGCCAGAGAGACGAGAGAACTGGCTGGCTTCTCCATCCTAGTTTCCTAAGACCTCAGTCCTTGCGAGCTGCGATCTCTTTGAACGCCGGGGCTTCTGTAAAGTCGAACTCATCGTCGGAGTTCCACGGGCCACGCTGGTCTTTGCCTGCATCGCCGTCGCCGGTCGAATCGTTGTAGAACGGTCGCACAAAGTCGTCGACCACTTCCATCTCGCCGATTTCGAGCGGCCCTTTGTCCATCGTTTCGAGCGCGATCCCGAACGATTTCATATGGGCGATCTCGCGAGCCATCAGGAATTTCAACGCCTCGACGGTTCCCGCATCGCAGGTGAAGTTGATGAGTCGCTCATACGTGATCTTCGCGCGGGCTTCTGCAGCGATATTGCTCCGCAAATCGACTTCGAGTTGCCCGGAAATCTTCAGGTAGTCTGCCGTCCAGGGATTTCCCTGCGAGTTGTTCAGGGAAACTCCGCCCCCGCCGATCACCGCGATCAGCGGATTCGCTTCCGCGGCCTCCGCGTCTTTCTTGGTGGGCTTGAGATGCAGTCGGGCCAACGTGCCGATCACTTCGAGGTGACTCAGCTCTTCGGTCCCGATATCCATCAGCAGGTCTTTGCGAGCGGGATCGTCGCAGTTGAGCCCCTGAATCGAATACTGCATCGCTGCAGCCAGCTCGCCATTGGCTCCGCCAAACTGCTCCAGCAGCATATTTCCAAAGTTCGGATCGGGTTCATCGACGCGAACTGTATACATCAGCTTTTTCACATGGTGATACATTCAATCCTCCTGCGTTGTGAGATGAGAATGAATGGTCACCTTCGCAACTGATATGCCAGAGTCTTCCGCGAGAAGCCAATCGATTCGCTTCAATCGCGAGAATCGTCATTATTTGTTGGGCGGAAGTGGAATCGCGGCAGCGCGAATTTTTCGATTGAATGGGAGAATTTCCGGATGGATGCGAGCGTTCTCCGACCATGATGAAGCCGAAGCCGTCGCGATTTCGACCTGCGTTCAGACGGCAAGCCGCCTGCGAGGTCAGCGATCCCACGATTCCAGCACGCGGCTGTAGGCTCCAAAAGCGCCTTCGCTGAAGAGCACGCAGCGGACGTTTTCCGGAGCCCGCTGAGATTCCAGGAACAGCCGGATCTCGTCCAGCGCCGCTTCCGTCGCCAGGTCGAGCGGATAGCCGTAGACGCCGGTCGAGATGGCGGGAAAGGCGATGCTGCGGCACTCGTGTTCCACCGCGAGTTCCAGGCAGGATCGATACGCCGATCGCAACAGATCGGGCTCGCCGGATCGTCCTCCCTGCCAGATCGGACCGACGGTGTGGAAGATATAGCGAGCCGCAAGCTGTCCGCCGTCCGTCACGACGGCTCCGCCCGTCGGGCATCCGTCGGGGTAATGTTCGCGAGTTTGTCGCATGATACTCGGCCCGGCGGCTCGATGAATAGCTCCGTCCACGCCCC is a genomic window of Rubinisphaera margarita containing:
- a CDS encoding O-acetyl-ADP-ribose deacetylase; this translates as MKRLVGSCVVELTVGDITSEQTDAIVNAANSQLAGGGGVDGAIHRAAGPSIMRQTREHYPDGCPTGGAVVTDGGQLAARYIFHTVGPIWQGGRSGEPDLLRSAYRSCLELAVEHECRSIAFPAISTGVYGYPLDLATEAALDEIRLFLESQRAPENVRCVLFSEGAFGAYSRVLESWDR